Sequence from the Camelus dromedarius isolate mCamDro1 chromosome 12, mCamDro1.pat, whole genome shotgun sequence genome:
atccatattgttcatttgttctttttattgctgagtagttttccaccatctgtttatccattcaccaatgatcgacatttgggttgtttccaggttttagCTATCTAAATAATCAAGAGCATTTATGCACAATCAATTATGGgagcatgttttcatttttcttggatgaACATTTAGGAGTGGGGTCattgggtcacatggtaagtgtatgtttaacattACAAAAAACAgccaaagtgttttccaaaatggctgtatcatttttcattctcaccaacactCTGAGGGAGTTCCAGTTAATCTGCATTTTGTCAACATTTggtgttttcagtcttttaaattttaaccacTTTGGtgggtatgtagtggtatctcattgtggttttaattagcatttccttaatgattaagctgttgaatatcttttcatgtgtttatgtaCCACTCATACAGCAAAtatggccatttaaaaatttgagctgtttatcttatttttgagttcttatttcagaattctttatatattctgtatttatgttataatttatattaatattttcaaagcatgTATCTGATACAAGTCCGTCATCAGAcatgtgttttgaaaatattttctcccaatgtgAGGCTTGACTTTTCATCCTTTTAatattgtttctttgaaaagcaaAGGTTTTAAATGTTGATGGAATTTAATTTGTCAAGTTTTCCTTTTAcgattcattctttttatgtccTGTCTAAAAATCTTTGCTTAATCCAAGgccacaaaattttaaaaagttttttcttctagaagttttatacttCTAGTTCTTTTATTTAGAGATCTATGGcccattttgagtcaatttttgtgaTAAATGTGAGGTAAGAGTtgaggttattattattattattattattatggtgTGGATATTTGATTATTCCAGCACTAATTTTTGCAGACTAACCTACTATCTACTACATGCTAGGTATTAAGCTGCAgttcttaaattttactttcagtttcaaacatgcAATTACTCTTCTCTATACCTTTCCTTTAGGAATCTGATAATACCAAACTTAAGGGAAGATGTGTTAGTTGGCGGACTAGCTGTAGAATTCCTGAGATTTTCTATGCTTACTTTCTATCAATTGACACCTACCCAATCTATCATCTCACCAGATTCAGCTGACAATCTGCCAACTTCTGGGTCAGAAAATTTATGTAGCTCTTTGCTCAGCATTTGGCTTTAGGGTGAAAGGCAAAACCAAACAATAAGAATTTAGAAACTCAACAGATAATGTAGTATAACAAAGAGGACAGGAACTTTCTACCTAAAAATTTAGGCTCAGGTGACCCATATCCTCAAACAGAGGGAGGAAATCTCCACATTTCTTGTATATGAGATCAGTGTGCACAAAACTTCATCTTAAACTCTCTAAGGAATGGTTCAATGCATTGGTCTATGCTTGGGGAGTTGGAGGGAACACTACTTTACCACTCCTGCTAGTTTCTTAATTGTTGGGGGATGACCTTTAGCGTAACACTTCCCACTTGTCTCTTTGGGAGGAAGAATAACTTATCGATCAGTGAATCTGGGAACAGAAACTGGGCACATGTAGCTCCATCCTCGTTTCTTTCTCTTTGGGCTCCATATTGTGTTTAGGAAGCTCACATTTACGGAGAGGTCTGGTGTTTCCAGTTCTCCCCATGACTTGTGAGTAAGAATATCTCACTCTAGAATTTGATATTAGGAATCTTGCCCACAGATATGTTCTCCAATATAAGCTTTATCAGTAACGAGGGTGGAATTTTGCTTTTCCAACTGTATGTTATTTCTCAGTGGGTTCAGAACATCGATGGGGATGAAGGATGCAGTTTATTGGGTCTCTCCAGCTCCAAAGGTCCAGACAAAATAGAATTCAAAAGATTGGTTTAATAAATGTCTTCAGTATTTAGTTATTGTAATACACATGGTTTACTTCTTCAAGTCTAcaaagcataaaatatatgtaaagtacaGTGAGCATTTTGTTTACACATAACTTCCTGTGAAAAGAATCAGGCAGCTCAGAACAGCTGTTAACTCTTTGTCTAGTAGATATTTAGAACTAGGACTGGCAACTTAAAGTTAAAGGACAGTTTTATTCCACTTTGAAACAGAGTTTAGATTAAAAGACCTCTGGAGGTTTATTTCAGGCCTATGAATTTATTGATCACTGTCTATTTTTTCAGCACATAAACAATACTGAAAATAAGCAAGTTTAAATTCCTGTAATAAACCAGCTCCACCCCTCCTGAATGTACTTTTCCCTCACTGGTACTAAAATCAGATGATGAATTAAATGGTTCTCCACATCGAAACCAAGTGTTGGTTTTCATCATTCGGGTAATGGTCTTCGCCTTAGGGTCGTATTCAAATTGTTTTGCTCTACGGAAGAAATAGAAGAATCCTAGAGAAAGAGAATCATGATTAGTTATCTTGCACAACTCTATGATGCTTCCacacttgaattttataaatgCAGACTAAAATAATTGAACATTATATGGAGAGAAATGCATAAttataaagatacattttattttacccaTCACatgagaaatattattttcatttccctaaggAAAAAGCCAAGGTATGAAATATGAATTTCAAGGGGCTTACCACCTTCCTGGTCAGACTGTGGTTTATGCCAGAGGTTCTCAAACTAGGGTTCAAAAAATGTCTCAGTGATGGGGAGAAGGGGGACCCTGTGAGTATAGCCTTGAGCCCTGTAGCCTCATTTTCCTAGAGTTACTCTGTTTTATCTGTTTCAGGTTTTGCGGTTCCACGTTAGATTTCAATAGAATAAAAGACTGTGtcactcaaaaacatttttagactCCTGCTTACTCCATGGTCTGATTTATTGTCTTTGAAGATATGGTAGCTGGACTGATACGTTAAATTGCCCGAGGTTCCTTTGAAACTGTAGACCCTGGGTCTTACCCACCATCCTGCTGCCTCAGAAGCTCTAAAGAATTCACAGTTTCCCACACACACCCCAAGCTGTGCATATTAAACTATGTACATTATAGTTTGAAATCACTGTTCGGTTCATGTacttagtgatttttttcacaCTCCAAACTCTTTCGGGGGGTATCTTTTAGTGGGTATCTTTAATCAGTGATAACCAATTTGGGTACTTTTTACATAAATTTGAAATAGTATTAACAAAGAATATAATTCAGGACTTACTATTCAGTTTGTGACAATGCCCGCAGATCAAAGTTTATGATTAAAGGCACTCAAGACTAGTCACATGGCATTAAAATGGAGACATCTCAGTTTTTGTACTGCCTTCTTTCACAGTCAGTAAAGCTTCCAAGGACCCTAACAGTCAGGCATTGAGGCTTACCTTTATGCTGGAAAGCAGCGTCGACTCGGAGACCAATTCTTGGGAAGTATGTTACCAACCTCTGTGGGTACCCTCTGTCCATGGTTTGGCTCACTTCATCATACCTGGAGACATGGATTTGAAAGTTTTCAGGAGATCTTTGTTTTGGGGAACTTAATTTTTCTACTACACAACTTGGAATCGAGCAGGGATATAGAAAAAAAAGTAGTCTTACTGGAAGAAAACTAGTTggatcaataataaaaaaatatggcAAAGACTGGTTTGGTGAAATCATTCTTAGTGTCTTGAAAACAAGAAATATGAGCTGGGAAAAAGTCTTCATTTGTCAGATTGATGCTATTCTGAAGAACTGTTAAATCAGAGTAAGGGCTCAGCATGGGTTTCAAAGATTTCAACTGGTTATGTTTTGCATCAGCAGTCTGGTAGGCAACAccagctttattattttatctctttttttgaaGTTGGAAAAAGATCTTTGAACTGACTGAAAAGTCTTTTGTTTGGTGAATGATATCCACTTAAGATTGCCTTCAACATAATTCACTTAAGAAGACTAGTTATTTTTTTGCCTGTATTAAAGTGATGCTATGTGGATATTTTTCTCCAGAATAAAACAAAGGGTCAATTGTCTGTAAACTTACCTCCAGCACCAAATGTCCACAAAGAAGTAGGTTTTTTTTGTGCTGTGGTCGCAGACAGCTGCATCAATCTTCTTCACATGTCTTGGAAAGCCAAGTGTATGGATGGATTTGGGATAATCTGGCAAGACAGCATACCCTCTGATCATCCAGAAGTTGTCATCTAGGAAGAGAGAAAGTGACTATCTTCTGGTCTATTTTCTGGAGGGAAAAATGGATGCCTTCAAGAAGCTTGAAAATAATTAGATACCTGGTTCCTCTTAGGTTCAGCGcttaaatatttagtaatattaTGTCTCCATTTATTCTTAAACTTTCTTTAGCTGCTTGTATCATTAATACTACACAAATGACATACATCTATAGTCAATAGTGTGCATACCCATGTCCACGGGGTTCATTGTATTGACTGTTTTTGTAAGTGACAAAACAGTCAAGTATATCTGGACATGTTCTAAATTTCAGCACCCAAGTATTCTCAAAGGCAAGCAAGCTGATGAAATCCATACAGAAAGTAGAGTTGCTAGGTTGACTATAAGACATCAATTAAgtctgaatttcaaataaacaatgacTAATTTTTGGTACAAGTATATCTAAAATAATACAATGGACATACTTAGACTAAAAATTATTggttgttcatctgaaattcaaagcATCTTGTATATTTGCCAAATCTAGCAACCCTAGTAAAAAGGGAATATAGAGGAGCAATGGGTTTTACCTTTATTTGGCAGAAAAGAGACTTTTTAGTCTTTGTTGTATAGGTTTCTGTTAGCTCCTGTGCAACTGGGATGGCGTTTATCTTCACAACCACACAGTTATTCTTTATGATAGGAGCCTAAGGTCAAGTCAGAAGCCCTGTCTGTTTGGCTCATACATGAAGATTATATTCCCTGCATGAAAATACCCACTGACCAGTTCAGGTGTCCAGAGAATCATGAAGGGCAAAGTTACCTTTAAAAACCAGAATCTTGTCTTTGGGGTTTTCATATGCGGCTTGAATGTCAGCTGGCAGCGATGGCCAGAATGAAGAGATTAATTCAAATTCAATGTCAGTGATATCATAATAGATCCTCCATACGTGCCTGTtttagacaaaaacaaaacaaaacaaacaaacaaaaaaaaaacaccatacTTTACATATGACCTATCTACGTCTGTTTTGATGAAAACATCGCAAACTTCAACTTGTCTCATCTTTTTGGTTGGTATTTTCCTCAAACAATTTAGAGCATTAACACAATTTTCCTGAGCAAATGTAGGCAATCTTGAGTTCAGTTCTACCGTTTGGCCTCTCAAGGACAGGACATGCCTTTGTGCCCACTCTTTTGGGTACTTAGAGTAGCGAGCTACCCATGGAAATCTCAAAAGTAGTTCTCAACATGCTCAATGGCCTCACTTTTGCCAAAGCAACAACACCCAACATTCTAAGCCAACACCAAGCATTCTAAGAGGAACTCCTGGTGCCAATGTTTGCTAGAATGAAGACATGTTATTATTGGCACGGCATAATGTTTCCTCACGTTTTCCCTTCTGGCTGTAAAGTTCTCAGCCTATGAACAGGACTTGAAACATCCTTATGAGTCCATTTTCCTTCCCATGCTGACAGCCCATCCCTGACAAGTGGCCTCTCGGCCTCCGCTGTTGGGAGCATGGTAGGGACAGCACGTCATTACAGTGCAGTGTAGTTGTGAGTGGAAGGAGTCTGATTCCAAATACTCTTTCCTTTTGCCCCTACATCCTTGTCAGCTGGTGCCTGTCCTGATACTTTGTCCTGAAAATATGGTCATGGTACCCATAACGACACACCACGCTGCAAGTCAAGTCAGGGAAATCGTACATAATGAGAGAAGAGGTTTCCTTCCACGGCTGACACTCAGTGGATGCAACATTAAGGAACTGTCTGTTGATGCAAATTTAGCAGCTGGTTCTCCAGGTAGAAAAAAGATCTAATTTTATCATTCGCTGATTTCCAGGGTGTCAATACTCCAGCCATGGTCAGTTTCAAGCTACCAAAGTGATATGGACTGGTAGACAAAGTTCTTGAAAATTTAACAGTCGGATCTAGAGATGGTGTCTCTAGGATCGCCAGGACTGGTGTCTTATTTTAGCTAAGAAGTCACTGAAAGCAGACTCTGCGTCAATAGCaatttaaattttgcttaaaaacatttaaaaaattaatttctcaaaCAAGTAAGAGATATGCGCACAGAGTAAGACATGCAAACAGCATGGGCAGTTAGAGAACGAAAAATAAAGCCACAGACTCACTATCCTCACGACTTTCTTATTCCCAAAtctcttgaaaggaaaaaatcttcACAGGAAGTTGAGGTTTTAAGGAAATGGGTTTACCTGCCTTTAAAGAACATTACTTCTCTGCGGAAAGTGGTGACAGCATCAAAAGTCAAATCTGGGTCACAGGCATGGGGTACGGTGGGTCCCTGTGGCTTAGCAGTGGCCTTAGGTGGACCTCCTTTGATGAGAAAAGAAATACCACAGTGAATGAAGAAGGCATGTGGAAACACCTTCAGAAGGATCTTACCCAAGACAAGATTTTCTTCATGATAATATTTCAAGAGGTGATTTTTCTCAACGTCCTTCCTGGAAAGCTTTTTCTTCAGTTCATGTATATTCAGATTTATGACGTTGCTCACCATAGATGGACTGGATTCCACTGATATCGTCCTGAGAAAGTGGGTATTTGCTAGGATCCAGGGAGACATAATTTGGGAACATCAAAGCTGTTTGATCATTGGAGTGAGAGAGCCCCAGGGAATGACCAAATTCATGAGCAGCCACAAGAAATAAGTTGAATCCTTAACAAAAACAGGGAAAACATGAGTACATTAGTCAATCAGAAGGCAAATGATTGCATCTGAGATTAGGAAGTAAGtaaggggaaagaagaaaaggcttgCCAAACAGCAGATAATTCTTATAACATATGCACAATCATTTATCTGGGAAATATTTCCACTCTCACAATGGGTGTTAGTCACATCACGGAGAAATACAACCCAGAACAAGGCAGTAAACAGGTGTTTTAGAAATGAATAgtagtaaaacaaaaaatagaagcCACCAGTATTTGGTTGTTGTTAGGCTGTTGTATGTGATCATATTTCTCCTGTTTATATTCTTCAGAGGTTCCCCACTGGCTGTAGGATAAAGTCCAAATGCCTTAACGTGGCCCTCCATCATCCAGTTCTGTGTTTTATCCAGCCTCATATTTCCTTTTCGTGTTTCATGAGCCAGCCGTATTACACCATTTGCATTTCTCATCTAGCTGTGGTCTTTCTTATTTCTGTGTCCTACTGTCTCCATCCCTTCTTCCCAGAGTATCGTCTCTCTCTCACCCTGCTCCTGCATAGACGTCCTCCTTGCTCCTCAGGAATCCCCTCTAGAGTCATCTCCTTCGTGAGGCTTCCCTCCTCAGCTCCTATCAAGGCTGACTCAGATgcatctctctgggcttctgtagACTCAGTGCTCACCTCTGCCTTGCCACGGAAGGACTTCCCTGTTGATCTCCTTCACTGAGCTGTGCACCCTTTCAGTGCAGGGACCATACCTTAGTCATTTTTATTCCTGGTGACTGCCAAACTGTTCATCGATACTGGATGTTTAATAATGGCTGCTGGATATCCAGGGGTTTATTCGGATGAAGGAATCATCAGATATGCCTCCTGTATAAGACCGTGGTACCCTGAACTTACTCATGTCAGAAGTCTTGCCATGCATGGCTGGAACTTCCTTTTTACTTCCCTGTCTCTCCCATAGGTCCTAAGTATATAAAAAACTGTCCTTGGACCTGCAACTAAGCCTATGGACCCTAAGGAAGAGGCTGAGCCTTTCATGATGGAGCCCTGCCCAGTAATGTTTGCACAAAACAAACATGGAATGGCAAAGAATTATTTCATGGACTTTTATGCTTCTCTGCTCTGGCTTTTGCTGCTGTCCCTTGTCTGGTTGACAATATCACTGGATGTGCTTTTGGACAGGGATGGGACAAgtgactcttttaaaaaaattcaaactcaggtcATCTAAATGAAGTCCAAATTTTTATCCTGGCTTTCAAGACCCTCTATAACCTGAATCCTATTCATCATTCTAGCCTTCTCTTCCACCATGGTTCTGATCTTTGAATTGGTGGGGTTATTCTGTCCAGAATTCTCTCTGCTCCACTGTGCCACCAGAGCTTCTGCAGAGCCTTCGGGTCTCAGGTTTGACATCACCTCCTATCCGACCTCTCCATTTGGCTGGGAATTTCTTTTACGTGCTCCTATTACATGGCCATGGTTCCCTTTATCCCAGTGTCAATCACACTAATTTTAATTGCCATTTGATAGTGTGTGCCCCCTAGACTGTAAACCCCTGAAGGGCAGGGTTCGTGTCTTTATACTATTGTATGTTCCATTTCTATCACAGAGCTTGGGTCAGAGCAGATGTTGAGTAAATGATGACTGAATGACttcatttaccaaatatttttagAACATCTCTCGTGTACTGACAACATTACAGGCCATACGATACTGCAGGGAAAAGATAACATCACTCCCTTCTTGAAGATGTGACTAAATAAATGTGTACATTAGACATCTGTacctttgtgaatattttttcctgttcttggaAATCACtctaatcatcatcatcaccaataTTAGTAATCACCAACATAATCGTCAATGTCAAACCCTCTCTGATTGCTTGCTAAGGGCAAGTGCTTTGCAAGATACTTTCGCCTTTATTGCAGGTAACTTGTGTCATCTTCCTACAAGAGGGCCATTATCATCCTTACTTTacaaagaaacagagagtaagaaaattaaattagctTGCCGAGGGTCCTCCAGACAGTAAATGAGAAACCCCGAAAGAAACTAACACCTGCCAAGCCGCAGACCCTTGCTCCTCCCCATCCCACACTGCGTCTGTAGCAATCTGTGAGGCCTGTTTCTGTTCAGCGCATGCATGTGTAGAACATTGACCTTACATTCAGGCTTGACGCTGGCCTCGCATTGGGAGAGTCTCAGGAAAATCTGTCCGTGTGCTCAGTCCCCTCTGACATCGCCATGCAGTGGCTGTCCTCCCCTTAGGAAGCAGCACGAAGAGCAGATGACTGCTGTCTATCGCTCTTAAGCAAGTTACACTAAGACTTTTGTGCCCAGGCAGAGGCGATCCATAAAGAAGTTAATCGTATATTATGTATTGTTGAcaaattttctacttaaaaaatcCCAGTTTGAGTGGAGATTGTTTGCCTGAGGTTTTATGATTttatgaaagagaaggaagacgTTTTCCCTTTTATGTCAGTGAGCTAAGAGTTATATGATTGGGTGCTCCCTGGGACCAACAATTTCAACCCTGAGGGAACATAATAAAGCAGTTAGAAGACAATCCAGTCTGGTACTCTTGCCAGAACTCGGTGGGGAGCTATGTTTATCCTCTGCCTTGCTCACGGAAGTTTTGCCAACTTGGGGTCCGGAACTctttgaactttttaatgatcCACCCCACACACCCCCTTTGGCAGGGGGCCTGTTGCAGTGTGAGTAATAGTAATTATTACCAAGTATTGGATTTCGTAGGGCTAAAAGGACAGTAAAATCTTAGACTAATCTCTATCTTGAGATATTAAAGTAAAACCTAGCTGAACAAGAAGAGTGATTCCAACTTTGGTGAGCACCAGGACGGTTCCCAACTGCCTGACTGAACACATCCACACTGCACTGGGCCAAATCCAGAGAAATGCTGGGACATGTTTCAGCAGGAGATACAGACAGGGTCCActccctttttcattttcttgtctgtgaTGTTAACTCATGTGGCAGTGAAAGCAACCAATCCCAGACTTCCGCTGCTGCCAGCACTGGGTCCCCTAGCCCTCGCAGAAATAATTGCATCCCACGCTCAGACTTAGCAAGGAGAGGTCATGGATCATTTAAGCTACAGGCTTTCAGTTTTGCACAAGTTATAAAGCTGACCCAAAGGCCATCTGGAGCTACTTGATCAGGACTGAACTGGGGGCTTGTGTACCACCTCCCAGCAGTCAGAGCCTCTGCTTTCCTGGGACCCTGGAAACCAGATATCAGACCCAAGATGACTGTTGTcaaggatagaaaaaaaaaaaaaaaaacagtggtgaGAACCCAAGAGTCTACTGAACCTGCTCCCTCCTGGGATGCACGTATTTTTATTGTAGTAGAGTTTTGGGTTTTGcttgaaaagtaataaaatatctcttCTTTTAGTGCCAGGGAGGAGGCccattaagagaaataaaatcaaccCACTTGGTCTGAAGGAATAGGTCAAATGTAAAGATGAGGGTCTAATTCCTTGGCAGACTGGTGAGCGTTAGAAGAGGAAGTTCATGTGTTTCAATAGACCTCCTATGGCCATGAACCCACACTGCATCCTCCAGTCACTAACTCAGAACTGCACCTCCCTAGGGTTCCCTTCCTGTCTTCAGGCCAGAGATGACTTCTGTCACTGGTACAACACCTTGTGTGGTGGGAACTGGATCGAAGCCTTACACGCCACACAAGACAAGGCTCTGAAGGGCTGAAACTTTTCTAGGACAGCTCTGTGGTCTGTACCACACCCTGCGTAGTTCCAGAGACATGGTGGCCTTTTGGGCACTGTAGGGGTatgatttagtttttattttaattttgaggtagttattctgtttatttatttatttattttagtggaggtactgaggattgactccaagacctcgtgcatgctaagcatgtgctctaccactaagctatacccccaTCATTGTAGGTGTATGAATGAGTGGATGAGTAAGGGAAGAATGGTATGATCCTAACAGGATTGGCAACTTTATGAAAATGCTGTGTGGATAAGGCCCCGACCTGTACATCACACACTTTCATCAGTGTCATCTGGAGCACGAAAAACTGTAGGGAAACTGGGGAGTAAAAAGGCAACCAATTGCAGAGCTATTCCTTTTAGGGGTTTGTATGAGTAACACAATTTTGTTCATAAAGAAAACTGGGCTCACCTGGTCCATCCTTGGTCCAGTTTTCATCCTCATCAAAGTGAGTGTCTCCACCCAGACCCAGACCAGGAGGAAAGGCATGACCGAGGACTCCCAAGGGGCCATCAAAATAGCGAGGACACCGACCGTGAACTGAGATACAATTCAGGAGAGGGGAGCAAGGTCAGTCTCTTCAGAGCTGCTGAGATGAACACAGCcgtatttgtctctctgttgaaAGCCTCACCTCGGGTCCTGAAGGCGATCATGATGTCTGCGGTCCCCTTGGGGATCTTGGTGAACGTTAGTGGAGTCACTTCGCTCCATACGTCTAACCCTTTCCGGATAGCCTCCTCCACGTCAGCTCGAGCCAagtctggagtgtagtttacgattcttaaaaattaacagaACTCTGTAAGTTGGTGCTGGCGCATGTGTGTAAACACAGAAACTACGAAAAGAAAGTCATTCTATCTTATCAATCATATGCTGCAGTAACTTTTGGTTTGATGCTAGTCTTACTTTTGTACAATAATTCAGTATTTAAATAAAGCACTTTTACGCGTGCTATATAATCCAATCTCTCACCCGCCCTATTATTCAGGTAGAACTATCACATTTAACAAAtaaggctcaaagaggttaaatgcCTTCTCTAAGATCACCTCCTACGTGGGAGAGCGTTCATCTCATATCTGTGGCTGCTGTGACATTGAGGTTTATTTTCTCAAATGGCTTGCGGAAGTCAGTCTTATGCGTCAAATATTGAGAGTCTCACTGAGAGCCACAAAGAGTTTGTTACTTAGGAGAAGATCTTCCTTTGGTTTATATTTCCCTACCTTGCTGACCTTATTTTTAGCTCAATCCCTAAGATTTAATAAGATAAAGGAAGGACTGTCAGAAGGACTCTTTAGGGCCAGCCAGGAGAGCTCTAGAGCAGTGTTCAAGGTCACTGTCTTTATCTCAGATCACGGCACACTTCGTCCTCTTTCTGCCAGTTAAGCTAGCCCCCTTTCCTTGGAATGTCTCGGGGCGAACTCCACACTTCAGTCTGAGGTCCGTCTGAGATCTGACCGTCTAACTCACCCACATCTCTAACATGAACTGGTTATGCTCTCGGgtcttcccattttctcttttgtaatttttaaagaattttggaggagggtagtaattagttttatttatttctttctttaatggagacactggggattgaacccaggacctcgtgcatgccaagcacgcactttaccactgagctataccctctcctctctTTGCTCTTGGGCACACTTCATTTATATCTTTAAGTGTCTGCATTTAGATGGCAGTGTTTCTGGTCCTGAGCTTTTACGGAGGTGGCAGAGGCTAGACATGCGAGCACACCGGCCAGAGCCAGTCTGCTGGGAAGCTCTGTGTAACCCAGACTATGGTAAATAAGCTTTTGTTTCAGTTTCTCTGTGCGTAAGGTGGTAGTGACAGTGGTGCCTACGTCATGAGTTTGCAgggaagatgaaatgaaaatctaTCAGGTGCCATGCACACAGGCAGGGCTCAGTAAAATAAGCTATGACTATTTTTGTTCCTCGGAGGTTATGTTCATGTTCATTTTAGATTAGGGGGAAGTCAGTGGGCAGAAGTGTTACCTGTATGTGAGATTGTGTTTCTTCCATCCAGGGAGAGTGTAGCCGTACTGCCCCACGTCAGGCACCCCGCACCTGGGTGTCTTCATGACCTCAAGAGTGCTTGAGTCCAGTTTGCCAGTCACTGCCAACCCAAAAAATGCTTGCATTTCACGAATTTTGCCGTCTATGAGACTCCTGTTCTTGCTTTGAACAAGCTGACTCCCTTCTATTTCAAG
This genomic interval carries:
- the MMP27 gene encoding matrix metalloproteinase-27, whose translation is MKRLLLFLVFITFSSAFPTDRKMENEETMQLAQAYLNQFYSLEIEGSQLVQSKNRSLIDGKIREMQAFFGLAVTGKLDSSTLEVMKTPRCGVPDVGQYGYTLPGWKKHNLTYRIVNYTPDLARADVEEAIRKGLDVWSEVTPLTFTKIPKGTADIMIAFRTRVHGRCPRYFDGPLGVLGHAFPPGLGLGGDTHFDEDENWTKDGPGFNLFLVAAHEFGHSLGLSHSNDQTALMFPNYVSLDPSKYPLSQDDISGIQSIYGPPKATAKPQGPTVPHACDPDLTFDAVTTFRREVMFFKGRHVWRIYYDITDIEFELISSFWPSLPADIQAAYENPKDKILVFKDDNFWMIRGYAVLPDYPKSIHTLGFPRHVKKIDAAVCDHSTKKTYFFVDIWCWRYDEVSQTMDRGYPQRLVTYFPRIGLRVDAAFQHKGFFYFFRRAKQFEYDPKAKTITRMMKTNTWFRCGEPFNSSSDFSTSEGKVHSGGVELVYYRNLNLLIFSIVYVLKK